A genome region from Thermococcus sp. M39 includes the following:
- a CDS encoding inositol monophosphatase family protein, with the protein KDIEREIMPLFGTKKAGEFIGVSPSGDKTKFVDKIAEDIVLEYLKPLGVNIISEEIGSIDTGSEYSVIVDPIDGSFNFIHGIPIFGFSFAVFKKKKPVYSMLYEFMPKNVYEGIPGEGAYLNGDRIRVK; encoded by the coding sequence TAAAGGATATTGAAAGGGAAATTATGCCACTTTTTGGTACAAAAAAAGCTGGAGAGTTCATTGGAGTTAGCCCAAGTGGTGATAAAACAAAGTTTGTTGACAAAATAGCTGAAGATATAGTTTTAGAGTATCTTAAACCCCTTGGAGTGAACATCATAAGTGAGGAAATTGGAAGCATAGATACCGGGAGCGAGTACTCTGTCATCGTTGATCCCATTGACGGTTCTTTCAATTTTATTCATGGAATCCCAATCTTTGGATTCAGCTTTGCAGTTTTTAAAAAGAAAAAGCCAGTGTATTCCATGTTATACGAGTTCATGCCTAAAAATGTTTACGAAGGAATTCCAGGAGAGGGAGCATACCTAAATGGAGATAGAATAAGAGTAAAG